A genomic region of Candidatus Hydrogenedentota bacterium contains the following coding sequences:
- a CDS encoding DUF2007 domain-containing protein: MHDSLVVIGRYSDSSKAYLLKTVLESHGIEALVQGEFTGTFEPAFSLFGGGGKGGIQLLVREADASEARAILEET, from the coding sequence ATGCATGATTCTCTGGTGGTCATAGGGCGTTATTCCGACTCGAGCAAAGCGTATTTGCTAAAGACGGTGCTCGAATCTCACGGGATCGAGGCTCTTGTGCAAGGCGAGTTCACGGGCACGTTTGAACCGGCGTTTTCGCTTTTCGGCGGCGGCGGCAAAGGCGGCATCCAGTTGCTCGTCCGCGAGGCGGACGCCTCCGAAGCGCGCGCAATCCTCGAGGAAACGTAA
- the lspA gene encoding signal peptidase II, which produces MPRAQRLVLIAVLVLVLVALDQVTKQVAIAHLKGRPPIAFPASWYPHDLFHLRYAENTGAFLSLGSQLDDGMRFWVLTVLNVVILTVVGAILCLRRTLDAGIAIALTLVFAGGIGNLIDRLLRDGVVVDFMNMGIRGLRTGVFNVADVAIMAGLFLLLGLELLRPRQDQQHAVKR; this is translated from the coding sequence ATGCCGCGAGCGCAGCGCCTTGTTCTGATAGCCGTCCTGGTCCTGGTTCTGGTTGCGCTGGACCAAGTCACGAAGCAGGTGGCCATTGCCCATCTGAAGGGCAGGCCGCCCATTGCATTTCCGGCGTCGTGGTATCCCCACGACCTTTTTCACTTGCGCTACGCGGAGAACACGGGGGCGTTTCTCAGTCTTGGCAGTCAGCTTGACGATGGCATGCGATTCTGGGTGCTCACCGTTCTGAATGTCGTCATTCTGACCGTAGTGGGCGCGATCCTGTGCCTGCGCCGGACGCTCGATGCCGGCATTGCTATTGCGCTTACGCTCGTGTTTGCGGGAGGCATCGGCAACTTGATCGACCGGCTCCTGCGCGATGGCGTGGTCGTGGACTTCATGAACATGGGAATTCGGGGCCTGCGCACCGGCGTGTTCAACGTGGCGGACGTCGCCATCATGGCCGGCCTGTTCCTGCTGCTGGGACTCGAACTCCTGCGGCCCCGGCAGGACCAGCAACACGCCGTAAAACGATAA